One window of Branchiostoma lanceolatum isolate klBraLanc5 chromosome 8, klBraLanc5.hap2, whole genome shotgun sequence genomic DNA carries:
- the LOC136439672 gene encoding CMP-sialic acid transporter-like isoform X1 — translation MADSTKNAAANTDNGSGEAGKASDGTAKKEGASVVFKLYCLAVLTVMAASYTVLMRYTRTVEGVRYYSTTTVFVTECAKMFFTLCILLKEHKGSIRKVSQELKGNIVGKPMEMLKMSVPSIVYAIQNNMTFIGLSNLDAATYQVTYQMKIPCTALLSVMMLGRSLSSMQWIAVFVLTGGVILVQGIGGEAVSHTTGTEGNYVVGLTALTIAVFCSGFAGVYFEKLLKGSDTSLWVRNVQMYSWGMLSAFLGVVMHDWQNVRENGFLYGYTPLVWLVVLLGSGGGIYTSIVVKYTDNIMKGFAAAAAIVLSTIASIMFMGLVVGWMFVMGASLVIAAIFLYGLPKTNTEKLPVRKSGTAQNV, via the exons ATGGCGG ATTCTACAAAAAACGCAGCAGCTAACACTGATAATGGGAGTGGAGAGGCAGGCAAGGCATCAGATGGCACCGCTAAGAAAG AGGGGGCATCAGTGGTATTCAAGCTGTACTGCCTAGCAGTGCTGACTGTCATGGCGGCATCGTACACGGTACTGATGCGCTACACCAGGACAGTCGAAGGCGTACGGTACTACTCCACCACCACCGTTTTCGTCACGGAGTGCGCCAAGATGTTTTTCACGCTGTGCATCCTCCTCAAAGAACACAAGGGCAGTATACGAAAAGTGTCGCAGGAACTGAAGGGGAACATCGTGGGGAAACCCATGGAGATGTTGAAGATGAGCGTACCGTCCATTGTTTACGCCATCCAGAACAACATGACCTTCATCGGTCTCAGTAACCTGGACGCAGCAACGTACCAG GTGACGTACCAGATGAAGATCCCGTGCACAGCGCTGTTGTCCGTGATGATGTTGGGACGCAGTCTGAGCAGTATGCAGTGGATTGCTGTTTTCGTTCTGACAGGCGGTGTCATTCTAGTGCAG GGTATTGGAGGAGAAGCAGTGAGCCATACCACAGGAACTGAGGGAAACTATGTCGTGGGCCTGACTGCCCTGACTATTGCCGTCTTCTGCTCAGGATTTGCAG GTGTTTACTTTGAGAAACTGCTGAAGGGCTCGGACACCTCGCTGTGGGTGCGGAACGTCCAGATGTACTCCTGGGGCATGCTCAGTGCCTtcttgggcgtggtgatgcacgactGGCAGAACGTCAGGGAGAACGGCTTCTTATATGGCTACACGCCCCTCGTGTGGCTGGTCGTAT TGCTAGGCAGCGGTGGTGGCATCTACACATCCATTGTAGTGAAGTACACTGACAACATCATGAAAGGCTTTGCGGCAGCTGCCGCTATTGTGTTGTCCACCATCGCTTCTATCATGTTCATGGGTCTGGTGGTCGGATGGATGTTCGTAATGGGCGCAAGTCTCGTCATTGCCGCCATCTTCCTGTACGGCCTTCCCAAAACCAACACGGAAAAACTCCCCGTTAGGAAAAGCGGGACAGCACAAAATGTGTGA
- the LOC136439672 gene encoding CMP-sialic acid transporter-like isoform X2 translates to MAEGASVVFKLYCLAVLTVMAASYTVLMRYTRTVEGVRYYSTTTVFVTECAKMFFTLCILLKEHKGSIRKVSQELKGNIVGKPMEMLKMSVPSIVYAIQNNMTFIGLSNLDAATYQVTYQMKIPCTALLSVMMLGRSLSSMQWIAVFVLTGGVILVQGIGGEAVSHTTGTEGNYVVGLTALTIAVFCSGFAGVYFEKLLKGSDTSLWVRNVQMYSWGMLSAFLGVVMHDWQNVRENGFLYGYTPLVWLVVLLGSGGGIYTSIVVKYTDNIMKGFAAAAAIVLSTIASIMFMGLVVGWMFVMGASLVIAAIFLYGLPKTNTEKLPVRKSGTAQNV, encoded by the exons ATGGCGG AGGGGGCATCAGTGGTATTCAAGCTGTACTGCCTAGCAGTGCTGACTGTCATGGCGGCATCGTACACGGTACTGATGCGCTACACCAGGACAGTCGAAGGCGTACGGTACTACTCCACCACCACCGTTTTCGTCACGGAGTGCGCCAAGATGTTTTTCACGCTGTGCATCCTCCTCAAAGAACACAAGGGCAGTATACGAAAAGTGTCGCAGGAACTGAAGGGGAACATCGTGGGGAAACCCATGGAGATGTTGAAGATGAGCGTACCGTCCATTGTTTACGCCATCCAGAACAACATGACCTTCATCGGTCTCAGTAACCTGGACGCAGCAACGTACCAG GTGACGTACCAGATGAAGATCCCGTGCACAGCGCTGTTGTCCGTGATGATGTTGGGACGCAGTCTGAGCAGTATGCAGTGGATTGCTGTTTTCGTTCTGACAGGCGGTGTCATTCTAGTGCAG GGTATTGGAGGAGAAGCAGTGAGCCATACCACAGGAACTGAGGGAAACTATGTCGTGGGCCTGACTGCCCTGACTATTGCCGTCTTCTGCTCAGGATTTGCAG GTGTTTACTTTGAGAAACTGCTGAAGGGCTCGGACACCTCGCTGTGGGTGCGGAACGTCCAGATGTACTCCTGGGGCATGCTCAGTGCCTtcttgggcgtggtgatgcacgactGGCAGAACGTCAGGGAGAACGGCTTCTTATATGGCTACACGCCCCTCGTGTGGCTGGTCGTAT TGCTAGGCAGCGGTGGTGGCATCTACACATCCATTGTAGTGAAGTACACTGACAACATCATGAAAGGCTTTGCGGCAGCTGCCGCTATTGTGTTGTCCACCATCGCTTCTATCATGTTCATGGGTCTGGTGGTCGGATGGATGTTCGTAATGGGCGCAAGTCTCGTCATTGCCGCCATCTTCCTGTACGGCCTTCCCAAAACCAACACGGAAAAACTCCCCGTTAGGAAAAGCGGGACAGCACAAAATGTGTGA
- the LOC136439669 gene encoding DNA polymerase delta subunit 2-like, with protein sequence MFSKDPNEEGTLLQEPTTEDMVQFERAQCSYENLSERFMLKQRNFGRQYAHIYAVRLWVMKARLVKAAKRKWGDDVCIRKLSEMETGETCVVIGTLFKHMELKPSILKDISEEEGAMPQPPRAKYTEDADNLILEDEVQRVSLEGKLDVQTSVTGTIVAVYGAEDESGRFQVNDFCYADLPTQNSVQTPEEDRFVVLVSGLGIGSNQDNLLELQLLVDLVTGQLGDVGDQKSAANIVRVIVAGNSLSESTQDKDSLTKAKYLSRKTAAGSVEAMKVLDDFLVQLSSCVDVDVMPGDFDPANHVLPQQPLHRCMFPRAMKYPTMHTVPNPYEASVGGVRFLGTSGQNVDDIYKYSSLENSLEILEKTLTVGHVAPTAPDTLGSYPFHDSDPFILESCPHVYFVGNQAKFQSKILKGDSGQRALLVTVPKFSQTQSCVLVNLRTLQCEVLQVQAAWEEGEQPMQE encoded by the exons ATGTTCTCAAAGGATCCAAACGAGGAGGGCACCCTCTTGCAAGAGCCGACCACTGAAGACATGGTGCAGTTTGAACGAGCCCAGTGTTCGTACGAAAACCTTTCCGAACGTTTCATGTTGAAGCAGCGGAACTTCGGCAGACAGTATGCGCACATCTATGCCGTTAGGCTGTGGGTCATGAAGGCAAGACTGGTAAAGGCAGCGAAGAGAAAATGGG GTGATGATGTGTGCATCAGGAAGCTGTCAGAGATGGAGACGGGGGAGACCTGTGTGGTGATTGGCACTCTCTTCAAACACATGGAGCTCAAACCCAGCATCCTGAAGGACATCAGCGAGGAG GAGGGAGCAATGCCCCAGCCTCCCAGGGCTAAGTACACAGAAGATGCAGATAACTTGATCCTGGAGGATGAAGTACAGAGAGTATCACTAGAGGGGAAGCTGGATGTCCAAACATCTGTAACAG GCACTATTGTGGCAGTGTACGGAGCAGAAGATGAGTCTGGTAGGTTCCAGGTGAATGATTTCTGCTATGCTGACCTACCTACACAGAACTCAGTACAGACACCAGAGGAAGACAG GTTTGTCGTGCTTGTATCGGGCCTTGGGATTGGCAGTAACCAAGACAACCTGTTAGAGCTACAGCTATTGGTGGACTTGGTTACTGGGCAGCTGGGAGACGTGGGTGACCAGAAGTCAGCGGCTAACATCGTCAGGGTCATTGTGGCAGGAAACTCTCTCAGTGAGTCCACACAGGACAAGGATTCGCTGACAAAG GCTAAGTATTTGTCCAGGAAAACTGCTGCTGGAAGTGTGGAGGCCATGAAAGTTTTGGATGACTTTCTAGTCCAGCTATCG tcctGTGTTGACGTCGACGTGATGCCAGGAGATTTTGACCCGGCCAATCACGTGCTCCCGCAGCAGCCGCTGCACCGCTGCATGTTTCCCCGCGCCATGAAGTATCCCACAATGCACACTGTTCCCAACCCGTACGAGGCCAGCGTTGGAGGTGTCAG GTTTCTGGGGACGTCTGGACAGAATGTGGATGACATCTACAAGTACAGCAGTCTGGAGAACTCTCTAGAAATTCTGGAGAAAACGTTGACTGTGGGACACGTCGCACCTACAGCACCTGATACATTAG GAAGTTATCCATTCCATGACTCGGATCCCTTCATATTGGAGAGCTGTCCCCATGTGTACTTTGTGGGCAATCAGGCCAAGTTCCAGAGCAAGATTTTGAAAG GTGACAGTGGACAGAGGGCGCTGCTTGTGACTGTTCCCAAGTTCTCCCAGACACAGTCCTGTGTACTGGTGAACCTCAGGACACTGCAGTGTGAGGTCCTACAGGTTCAAGCCGCCTGGGAGGAGGGAGAACAACCCATGCAGGAATAA
- the LOC136439673 gene encoding uncharacterized protein, protein MFRISNRLVQAHEASSPREHLEEDHVRAGRDGETSFIQRIRKHVSDRDIFSDLRVPDEFQTRKHEIDVVVLTAHGVYCIEVKNWSGELERGQDGSWIQKRLSANGKGRNGTVDYVIQHHDVVAELKVRTNLLRNHMLRAGCGLKQAYFHSRVVLLNPHLHVEDGIASDPEVIMYDKCEEFIASFQQTYLGMITDAISPALITGQLSYAQIDQVRNVLKTIGTWDVVDLYGGKRLIGDFKSCKQVTVNRKETELLEFSHQRNGYVSTMWALLGYMPQVSVTLYDRGGAGWLWHSSSGVINMPYNAEIVFRICGEEADAKIPANDIDRITLSI, encoded by the exons ATGTTCCGGATTAGTAATCGCCTCGTCCAGGCACACGAGGCCTCATCTCCCAGGGAACACCTGGAGGAGGACCATGTACGCGCCGGGAGGGACGGAGAGACGAGCTTCATCCAGCGGATCAGGAAACACGTCAGCGACAGGGACATATTCAGTGACCTTAGAGTTCCTGACGAGTTTCAGACGAGAAAACATGAGATAGATGTTGTAGTTTTGACAG CACATGGTGTTTACTGTATTGAGGTGAAAAACTGGTCAGGCGAGTTGGAGAGAGGTCAGGATGGGAGTTGGATACAGAAAAGACTGTCGGCCAATGGGAAGGGGAGAAACGGCACAGTTGATTACGTCATACAGCACCACGATGTCGTAGCAGAACTAAAG GTTAGGACGAATCTATTGAGAAATCACATGTTGCGGGCAGGATGTGGGTTGAAACAGGCATACTTCCACTCCCGCGTTGTGTTACTCAACCCGCACCTCCACGTGGAGGACGGCATCGCGTCTGATCCGGAGGTCATCATGTATGACAAGTGCGAAGAGTTCATCGCGTCATTCCAGCAAACGTACCTCGGTATGATAACAGACGCTATCTCACCAGCTTTGATCACAG GACAACTGTCATATGCACAAATCGACCAAGTGAGGAATGTCCTTAAAACGATTGGCACGTGGGACGTTGTAGACTTGTATGGCGGGAAGAGACTGATCGGCGACTTTAAGAGCTGCAAACAGGTAACGGTGAACCGTAAGGAGACAGAACTGCTGGAGTTCTCCCACCAGCGGAATGGATACGTCAGCACCATGTGGGCTCTGCTTGGATATATGCCACAG GTGTCGGTGACCCTGTATGACAGAGGTGGTGCCGGCTGGCTCTGGCACTCCTCCTCCGGTGTCATCAACATGCCATACAACGCAGAAATCGTCTTCCGCATCTGCGGAGAGGAGGCAGACGCCAAAATTCCTGCCAACGACATCGACAGAATCACCCTTAGtatctaa